DNA from Deltaproteobacteria bacterium:
GTCTGCGCTTCCACCGCCCTGCTGCTGATCGCCCAGACCGACGGCATGCTCCCGATCGTCCACGGGGGGAGCGCCGGCCTCCGGAAGAAGTACCTCACCCGTCTCGGCGGGGCCTCGAAGATCCTGACGGCCCTGGGCGCCACGGAGCCGTCGGCCGGGTCCGACCTGCTGGCGATGGAGAGCCGCGCCGCGCGGAAGGGGGACCGTTACGTCATCAACGGCCGGAAGTGCTTCATCACCAACGGCTCGGTGGCCGACCTCGTGGTGGTGTACGCCTACACCGATCCCGCGAAGAAGGCGAAGGGGATGAGCGCCTTCGTGGTGGAGAAGGGGACCCCGGGGCTGTCGTACGGACGCAACGAGTCGAAGATGGGGATGCGCGGCTCGGTCAACTCCGAGCTGTTCTTCGAGGACGTGGAGGTGCCGCTCGAGAACCGGATCGGTGAGGAGGGGGAGGGGTTCGCCAACCTCATGAAGACCCTCTCGATGAACCGCGTCTTCTGCGCGGCCCAGGCGGTGGGGATCGCGCAGGGGGCGCTCGACGAGGCGGTCCGGCACGCCCGCGAACGCGTCCAGTTCGGCAAGCCCATCGCCCACCAGCCGGTGATCCAGTCCATGGTCGCCGACATGGCGACCGCGGTTACGGCGTCGCGGCTCCTCGCCCGCGAGGCGGCGTCCCTGTTCGACGAGGGGGAGGAACGGCGGGGGGCGCTCCTCGGCGGGATGGCGAAGACCTTCGCCAGCGATACGGCGATGCAGGTGACCACGGACGCGGTCCAGGTCCTGGGAGGGTACGGCTACATGAAGGACCACAGCGTGGAGCGGATGATGCGAGACGCCAAGCTCACGCAGATCTACACCGGGACGAACCAGATCACGCGCCTGGTGACGGGCCGGTCGCTGCTGCTTTCCTGACCGCTCCTCCCCCCATCTTCAAAAACCGCCTGTTCGAGTAGGGAGCCGGCGAAAAACTATCCTTCCGGACGGTGAATGTCCGGTCCGCCGTTGTTAGCGTTCTGTCATGCCCGATTCCATCGAACAGAAAAACAGGACAGGGAAGGGGAAAGGTACCGCCCCGCCGAATGGGCGTAGCGGATCCTTTTCCCAAGATGGGTAATGTTGCCGGCGGATAGCGGAAACAAAAGGAAATTCGTGGAAGACAGATGGTTCAAGGATTTCGGAAACGGTCCGGCCCTCAAGGGAGGGCGGTGCCGGGGATGCGGC
Protein-coding regions in this window:
- a CDS encoding acyl-CoA dehydrogenase family protein, which encodes MVRLTDEQKIAVDMVRRLAEKEILPRAKELDEKSLFPEHALNRFSELGLLNPLLPAEYGGAGMGVLTLVLMLEEVARVCASTALLLIAQTDGMLPIVHGGSAGLRKKYLTRLGGASKILTALGATEPSAGSDLLAMESRAARKGDRYVINGRKCFITNGSVADLVVVYAYTDPAKKAKGMSAFVVEKGTPGLSYGRNESKMGMRGSVNSELFFEDVEVPLENRIGEEGEGFANLMKTLSMNRVFCAAQAVGIAQGALDEAVRHARERVQFGKPIAHQPVIQSMVADMATAVTASRLLAREAASLFDEGEERRGALLGGMAKTFASDTAMQVTTDAVQVLGGYGYMKDHSVERMMRDAKLTQIYTGTNQITRLVTGRSLLLS